The Micromonospora sp. M71_S20 genome has a window encoding:
- a CDS encoding sensor histidine kinase, translating into MTRGLRGRLRAALGLRGRLMVVGVLGVSGGLAVGGLVLLAVLGWALQRAVDTEAFRTADAVALLAAEEVLPDPLPVAGGQVRVQVIDAEGRVRAASIDADRLVPMVSPQRVDTGARQRLTVSGERVGLAGPVRVVAVPAGTAADPRTVLVARSLADVRHSAHVVRTILLVSFPLLVAVLAAVAWRVVGATLRPVEALRRGAEEITGRDGGGRLPVPASQDEIHRLAVTLNGMLGRLESARDRQRAFVADAAHELRSPLTNIRTELEVARRLADRTDWTAVSANLLADTERLGRLVDDLLLLARLDERPTARATGPVELGALLAAVAARYPSPPVRLDAPATPLWTEGDPDELRRILTNLVDNAVRHAHGEVVLAAGPAADRAGGDRAGGDGGTVGEGDGRAAGRGDSGAGTAGRGARDGAVAYHLVTVTDDGPGIPAADRERVFGRFTRLDDARARDDGGAGLGLAIVRELVRRAGGGIVLTDAHPGRDGGGPGLRVRLLLPALPDAERP; encoded by the coding sequence GTGACGCGGGGGCTGCGCGGGCGCCTGCGTGCCGCGCTCGGGCTGCGCGGGCGGCTGATGGTGGTCGGGGTGCTCGGGGTGTCGGGGGGACTGGCCGTCGGAGGCCTCGTCCTGCTCGCCGTGCTGGGCTGGGCCCTGCAACGCGCGGTGGACACCGAGGCGTTCCGGACCGCCGACGCGGTCGCGCTGCTCGCCGCCGAGGAGGTCCTGCCCGATCCGCTGCCGGTGGCCGGTGGACAGGTCCGGGTGCAGGTGATCGACGCCGAGGGCAGGGTGCGGGCCGCCTCGATCGACGCCGACCGGCTGGTGCCGATGGTGTCGCCGCAACGGGTCGACACCGGCGCGCGGCAGCGGCTGACGGTGTCGGGGGAGCGGGTCGGGCTGGCCGGGCCGGTGCGGGTGGTGGCCGTACCGGCGGGCACCGCCGCCGACCCGCGCACCGTCCTGGTGGCCCGGTCGCTGGCGGACGTGCGGCACAGCGCGCACGTCGTCCGGACCATCCTGCTGGTGAGCTTCCCGCTGCTGGTGGCGGTGCTCGCCGCCGTGGCCTGGCGGGTGGTCGGCGCGACCCTGCGCCCGGTGGAGGCGCTGCGCCGGGGCGCCGAGGAGATCACCGGACGGGACGGGGGCGGGCGGCTGCCCGTACCGGCGTCGCAGGACGAGATCCATCGGCTGGCGGTCACGCTCAACGGGATGCTGGGCCGGCTGGAGTCTGCCCGGGACCGGCAGCGGGCGTTCGTCGCCGACGCCGCCCACGAGCTGCGCAGCCCGCTGACGAACATCCGTACCGAGCTGGAGGTCGCCCGGCGGCTCGCCGACCGGACGGACTGGACGGCGGTGTCGGCGAACCTGCTCGCCGACACCGAGCGCCTCGGCCGGCTCGTCGACGACCTGCTGCTGCTGGCCCGTCTCGACGAGCGGCCGACGGCGCGGGCCACCGGGCCGGTCGAGCTGGGGGCGCTGCTGGCGGCGGTGGCCGCGCGGTACCCGTCGCCGCCGGTGCGCCTCGACGCGCCGGCGACGCCGCTGTGGACCGAGGGCGACCCCGACGAGCTGCGCCGGATCCTCACCAACCTGGTCGACAACGCGGTCCGGCACGCCCACGGCGAGGTGGTGCTGGCCGCCGGGCCGGCCGCCGACCGGGCGGGCGGCGACCGGGCGGGTGGCGACGGCGGAACCGTCGGCGAGGGCGACGGCCGAGCCGCCGGCCGGGGGGACAGCGGGGCCGGGACCGCCGGCCGGGGGGCCCGCGACGGTGCCGTGGCGTACCACCTGGTGACGGTGACCGACGACGGGCCGGGGATCCCGGCCGCGGACCGGGAGCGGGTCTTCGGCCGGTTCACCCGGCTCGACGACGCCCGCGCCCGGGACGACGGCGGCGCCGGCCTCGGCCTGGCCATCGTGCGCGAGCTGGTCCGCCGGGCCGGCGGCGGCATCGTCCTGACCGACGCCCACCCCGGCCGGGACGGCGGCGGTCCGGGGCTGCGGGTACGGCTGCTGCTGCCGGCCCTGCCCGACGCGGAGCGGCCCTGA
- a CDS encoding response regulator transcription factor codes for MRLLVVEDESRLASALQRGLQAEGFAVDVAATGPEGLDAARHGGYDAMVLDVMLPGLSGYELVRRLRAEEHWLPVLMLSAKDGEYDQADGLDCGADDYLTKPFSYVVLLARLRALLRRGAPERPTVLAVGDLRLDPARRRVTRADAEVALTSREFALLDYLMRRPGEVVSKTELLDHVWDASVETAPNAVEVYVGYLRRKIGRERLETVRGAGYRLAP; via the coding sequence GTGCGGTTGCTGGTGGTGGAGGACGAGTCGCGGCTGGCGTCCGCGCTGCAACGGGGTCTGCAGGCCGAGGGGTTCGCGGTGGACGTGGCGGCGACCGGCCCGGAGGGGCTCGACGCGGCCCGGCACGGCGGGTACGACGCGATGGTCCTCGACGTGATGCTGCCCGGCCTCTCCGGCTACGAGCTGGTCCGCCGGCTGCGCGCCGAGGAGCACTGGCTGCCGGTGCTCATGCTCTCGGCCAAGGACGGCGAGTACGACCAGGCCGACGGGCTGGACTGCGGGGCCGACGACTACCTCACCAAGCCCTTCTCGTACGTCGTGCTGCTGGCCCGGCTGCGGGCCCTGTTGCGCCGCGGCGCCCCCGAACGCCCCACGGTCCTCGCGGTCGGCGACCTGCGGCTCGACCCGGCCCGGCGGCGGGTCACCCGGGCTGACGCCGAGGTCGCGCTGACCAGCCGCGAGTTCGCGCTGCTCGACTACCTGATGCGCCGCCCCGGCGAGGTGGTCTCCAAGACGGAGCTGCTCGACCACGTGTGGGACGCCAGCGTCGAGACCGCACCCAACGCGGTCGAGGTCTACGTCGGTTACCTGCGGCGCAAGATCGGCCGGGAGCGTCTGGAGACGGTCCGGGGCGCCGGCTACCGGCTCGCCCCGTGA